Part of the Lynx canadensis isolate LIC74 chromosome E3, mLynCan4.pri.v2, whole genome shotgun sequence genome is shown below.
CAGACTTCTGTTGACCAGGAGGGATCTGGCCAGAGCTTTGGCCCCTTTGTTACTGATCTGGTTCTCAGCCAAGCTGcccaaggagaaggagaagagtggTTATTGCAGGTCTACAACTGTCGTGGCCTCTTCCTCGACACCAGGCTTGTGATGCAAACCTCCCGGTTTCACCAGCATCATGAGGGCCTGGACGCAGGTGGAGATGACGTGAGCCCTGGAGCAGAATCGCCCAGGCCAGGAAAGCCTCTGAGCCAAGTAAGGTAAGGCCAGAGTGCAGGGGACAGACCCTCACGCTGGCAAAGATGCCCAAGGCAAAGTCTGGCCAGAATCCAGTTCGACAGCTTCTATGCAAACAGGGCAGCAAAGAGCATGGGCAGTTACAGAAGTTTCCCACAAAGATCCCCGGCAGCAGTGTGCCGGAAAAGTACAACAATACTGATTTGTAGCATTGGCCGATTTgcatggtgtaaatactctcaCCACGGCCGATTTCAAGCAGTCCCAGCTGGCAAAAGttcctaaaactttaaaaacctgCTCTCATGAACTGTGGCTGCATTCATAGTACTAGCTCACCACTGGCCCCTGTCCTTCTCtagcacagggaaggaaaatggtCCTAACTATAGAATTAActtcaaagtaaaacaaacagggcgcctgggtggctcagtcggttaagtgtcttgactttggctcaagtcatgatctcacggttcatgaatctgagccccgcatcaggctctgtgctgacagctcagagcctggcacctgcttcggattctgggtctccccctctctctgcccctcccccacttgcaatctgtctgtctctcggaaaaataaacattgaaaacaaaaaaagacaacaaaaagcaaaaacccgTGTTCCTCAGAACAGCTTTAGGAGTCCCGGAGGCTGAGGGGGCACCACGTGCCTGGGCTCTGGGCCTCCACGTCTCCTCTTTCTGTCCAGAAGCTCCCGGGTGCCCGTCTTTTGTGGGCATTCTGGCTGATAGGCCACTTTTAAAAGGGATTCTGTTGCGTAGAGTTTGAAGGTCATTCATCCAGACCGCCCTCTACATAACCGTCCTCGAGTCCTGGAACCTCTGTCCCCTCTCCGCCCAGGACTTTTGtaagagtttttaaataatatctcaTGAGCCGCGTGTGTTTTCTGAAGGGTGCCTTTTCAAACGGGATGTGGCCCCTGAGGACCAActacagagaggggaagaagagcaCGTGGCCTTAGAAGAAATTCTGGCTTTTGTGCAGAATATTTTCTGAGCGTTATCCAGACTCCTTTATGCAAAACTCTGGAAGCTGACTATTTTGCTGAAGGCTCCCGTGAAGGAagaatattaatgaaattaattaacGTTACTGTGTTTCTTTCAGAGGGATTGCATTTCTATCTCTGGCTGCTAGCCCAAGGGGATCCTGCTAATAGCCGGCCCTCATCCAGTGCTTCCTCTGTGCCTGGCCCGTCCTCACCGCTTGCCTTGAGTTAACCCACTGAAGCTGCTTCAACAACCGGAAGGGGGAATGTGCAGGAAAGGGTTAACCTTGCCCCCAGTTCCGGAGAGGTGACCTCTGAACGCTTGGAATGTCCTGCCTGATAAGTCTGTCTGTGTTTACCTGGGGCCCTTGGGCCGTGCAGTGGCAGCCTGACGTCCCTACCTCCGGAGGGGCTTCCCATGACCCACCTCCAGTAAAATGTCTGGACCCAAGCCCGGGTGCGCCTCCCTGGTTGGAACGCTTCAAGTGTGCTGTTGCGCGTGGTGGCTGGGGAGGCGGGCCCTGTCTGCACCACCACAGCGGAAGGACAACTGAAAGCTTGCCCCTGTCTCTCTGGGGCCCGCCTCATGCACCCTTCCCTCTGCACATTTAAATCCGTATCCTTTTGATGTCCTGAGCCACAAGTGCAGGTACAACAGCTCTTCTGGgttctgtgagtccttctagtgAATCATTAAACCTTTGGGGGGGGTCCCGGAGACCCCAGACTCACAGATACGTTTTAACCCCATGTTTACACTCCTTTGGCACAGAGTTGACTGTACAGGGTCACACACAGCCCACCGCTCGCCACTGTCTTCCGTGACTTCTTTTGGCTCCTGACTCACTccgtgtttgtgtttgttttctcagAGATTATTCCTGAACCCAGAGGGAGGCTTAAGTGAGGATGAAGAATTCCTCTCTGGACCCTGTTCTCCAGACTCCTCTCCCTAGTTCTAACCACCCCCAGGTCACAAGCCCACTCCTCAGTGTTACTGAGACTTGGAAATGTGATCACAGGAGATTTCACAAGCACGAAACTCTATTTTGCCGTCAGCACACAGACTTGTGTCTCATCACACCATTAAAGAttcaatgtttaaattttatttttttgtactcgtttaaataaaagttcaaatttaaatccaaattttaaattaaaaaatttctgatttaatttcaaGAGCCAATCCTGTGCCTGTAATACTGTTTTGAGGGCAAACATTGAGAGGAGCTTAGAGAACATTGTGCCTCGCAGTACTTCGGAACGTTGAGTATCTGCGGAAATGCTCCCATGTCCACCAGAGCACCTGACCCTCACCATATCCCTTCCCTCTTCTTACAGGTGAGGGACCTGAGCCTCTGGAACTTTCCGGAAGGGGCAGAAACAAGCAGCCACGTGTTTCCAAGGCACCTCTCCTTGCAAGCGCCTCTGGCCGATTGAGCAGAGAGGAGGACGGGAAAATAGCCCTGGACCCCAGGCGACAGGTAGGCACCCCGGGTGGGGTCTCCCGGGTGAGCGTTACCTGATCCTCTGAATGCGACAGTCCTTCCCGCTCAGCACGCTGCCCAGCAGCTCCATCACGGGGTCCTGGAACTGGTTGTTGTCCAGCCTGCAGGAGGCAGAGCGATAATGAGTGGTACCACGGCCCGCAGGCGGGTGGAACGAGGCCCCGGCAAAGGGCCGCCCTCAGGGCAGCAGACACACCCAGGCTGGCATCCCTTCCCTGGCCCACGTTTGCATCGCCACGCAGCCCCCACCACGAGGTGGCCCGGGGACCCGTGCTGGCGCGCCCGCCAGGCTCGAGGTTTTCCCGGGAGGGTACGCCGGGAGCCTCGGTGTGGTGAGCCCCAGGATTCCTGCGCAGAGGGCGTCTCCCCGGCAGCCCCGTACATCACGTGTCCGCGGGACACGGGCTGCTAGCTCTCCTTCTAAGGGTGTGGCAGCTGCTCTCAGGTCCTGACGGCCCTGGTCTTAGGGACACTGAAGTCCAGAGCAGGATGGGTGATGGgcgggaggggtggtggtggagtaAGTGGGCGCGGCCTCTGTCGGCAGAGGGGTGGCTCACAGAGGGCCGTAGGTTGAATCGCGTTCCCCGGAAAGATATGTCGGTGTTCTGACCTCCCGCCGCCACCCCAGCGCCTCAAGCTCATGACCTCATCTGGAACCAGGGTGATTGCGGATGTCATGAGTCCAGATGAGGTCATTCTGAGGGGGGCGGGCCCGTAAGCCAGTACGACTGGCGTCCTTGTCAGAGAGAACACCACGTGGAGACGGTGACACGGAGGAGGCGCCCGTGTGACCACCCGGATCGGAGTGATGCGTCTACAAGCTGAGGACTGCTAGTGAACAGCACGAGCTAGCGAGGCAGGAAGGCTTCAGAGGGAGCTCAGGCCTGCCGACCCCTTGAATTTGGACCGTGCCCCCCCAGAGCTGTGACAGAACAAGTTTCTGCTGCCTTAAGCCATCCGTGCTGTGGCCCTGCAGGCGGCCCCCAGGATGCTgacaccgggggggggggggggggcgtggtggAGGGGAACGGCCTTCCAGGCCCCCGCTGTCTCCTCCGACCCGCACCgcgcacacccccaccccagcgccCACCTCAGGCTCCGGCAGTAGAGCAGCTGGGGCAGCAGGCTCTGGAGGACGCCCTTGCTGAGGCACAGGGACAGGTTGGCCTCCTGGACGCAGGCGTCTGACACCTGCAGGAGGTAGGCCAGGGCCGCGTGGTGCCGGGGGCCGGTCAGCCCCGCCAGGCTGCCGCTCTGCATGGCCTCCTCCACGCCGCGGGCCAGCTCCGTGTGCCGCAGCTCGTGCAGGCAGTGCAGGACGTTGACGGCCCGGGCGCACACCGCCACGTCGGGGCGCAGGCAGCCCTGCAGGAGCTCGGCCGCCTGGGCCCCGTAGCCCTGGTGCTCCCCCTGCACCAGCAGGGAGCCTGCCAGCAGGGCGTTGACCCCGGGGGAGAGGAGTCCTGAGAGGAAGCGCAGGAACACATCCAGCCGCCCGTCCTCGGCCTGCATGGCCCGCTGGGCCGCGCTCCTGAAGTGTGTGAGGAAGCCGAGGCGGGGCCAGGACACGCCACCCTCGGCGAAGAGGTCGAAGATAGCCCGCCTGGAGGCAGCGTAGTAATACGCGGCCGCCACAAACTCCTGCAGGGACAGGTGCGTGAAGCAGTAGGCTGTCGACGCGGCCAGCGTCTCTTCCCGCTGCAGGAAGCGGCTGCACAGGCCGCTCTGCAGCAGAGCGAGATCCACGCCAAACGCCTTCAGGTCCTGCTCGTAGAACACGTACTTCTTCCTGACCAGCCCGTGGAAGGCCAGCCGCCCCAGAGTGGCCACCATCTTGCGGCAGCTGTGGGCCACCTGCTCGATGCGAGGGCTCGCCTTGCCCTTCTCCTGCCCGTCCCCGCCGAGGGCCATCCTGAAGTACCAAGAGTAGAGCTCGCACAGGGTCCTCGGAGCCTGCCGCCCGGCGTCCTGGGGCCCCGGCCCGCTGTGGCGCAGGTGACCCAGGGCCGACCCCGCAATCCGGCAGAAGGCTGGGACCGTGCACATCAGGTACAGGGCCCTGTCCGCCCGCACCTGCCTCAGGACCCAGTCGGAGAGGGTGTGGTCCTCGGGGAACATCTCCTCCAGACACGCCTTGATCTCCTCCTCGTCAAAGCCCCGGATCTCTGTCATCCGGTCTACCAGGCCCCCCGGGATCTGGCCGGCCACGCTGGGGCGGGAAGTGACCCAGACAGAGACTTCTGGGAATAGGTTGCCCCGGATGATGTTGGTGATCAGATGGTCCACCTGGATCTCCTTCTTGGGGTCCGTGCAGGCCACGGTGTTTGAGAAGTCCAGAGGCGTCTTGCACTCATCCAGGCCATCCAGGATCAGGAGGGTTTTGGGTGGGGCTTCCGCCGCCGGGCCGGACTCCCCGATGTGCGAGAAGACGGAGCGGACGAGCCTGTCCGCAGACAGCTTCTCGTGGGTGTTGAGATCTCGGAAGGTCAAGGGGAGCACCAGGGAGAAGTCCTTGGCGACCTGTCCCCGGGCCCAGAGCTGGACAAAGTTCCTCACCAGGGTGGTCTTGCCCACGCCAGCTACCCCGATGGTGATGGAGATTCGGGGGGGGATAGACACCCgagacagaggcaggaagagTCTGTCCAGGGTGAGGCTCCTGGCCGGGCGCCAGGCCCCACGCGTGGTCTCCACCTGTGTGAAGTCATGTTCCCTCAGCTGTAGGTCTGTCAGCCCCTCCAGCAGCAGGAGGCTGGTCAGCCTGGGCGGGGGGCCGCCTCTCGCCCTGTTCAGCAGAGCCTCCCGGCACTTCTGTGTCCTCGAGTCTGCGGGACAGAGGCCGAAGGGGAGGgctgtggagggtgggggaggggagggcagcggGGAGCGGGAGGGCCCAGGGACACCCTCCTTCCGCCTACCGTCACCGTGAGGCCCTAGGGGGGCCTGTGGCGCCCTGTCCAGGGGCTCTGGGGCCTGGGAGCCCTGACTGCTCTTCCCGGCCAGCAGGTCCACGAGGGCTTTCACTTGCCCAGCCGGGGAGCCGGGGCCTCGGCCCTGGCCTGCCTCCCCGCCGGTCCGCACCTCCTGCTTCCTCATGGGGTCCGCGATGGCCGCCAGCAGCTGCGAAGAGAGGGCCTGAGGTGCCGTGTGCCGCATCACCACCCTGGCCTGGGACAGGTGAGTGAGCCTCCAGGGATGGGGAGGGACCCcactccctgtccttccccaggCTGCCGGTGGCCCCCTCCGTCCGGCCTCCAGCAAGGGCCAGGAAGGGCTGTTCGTTCCTGGATGGCGAGCGTCGTCCCTGACGCCAGGAGCGTGGTGGATAAGAACCGGGCCCAGGCTGGAACCTGAGCTccgccacttactggctgtgtggcaCCGGGCAGGCCGCCTGAGCTCCTCGTGCTGTGCTGTCCTCATTTGTGACCTGGAAGTGGAGACGGGGTTAAGAGCAGGTCTGCTCCCGAGAAGGGGAGAATGAAGGAGGTCAATCTGGAAAGGCCGCGTGCTCTGTGAGCCCAGCTCTGTGACCcccctggaaaaggcaaaactgtggagaaagggaaaagatcaTCCGTGGTtgccaggaggggaggggtgagtgAGTCAGGAGGGAGCCCCTGGGGACTCCTGACCCCAGCAGCGCCCTTCTCTGCTGGGCGCTGCAGTGTGGGGCCACCGAGAGGCGGAGCCGTGCGGGGCCCCACCTGCTCCCGTCGCTTTCCCTGAGGCTCCGAGTGGATCCCGTGTGTCCCTCCCTCAGCTACGGTGGGCGCTCCAGGACCCCCggcgcgcccccgccccctcctcaccTGCAGCGGGCGGGGTGTCCGGCCCACAGCAGCTCCTCCGGCAGGGCCCCACGAACTCAGGGGGTGGGGGTCGGCCATCCCTCGCCCAGGGGTCTAGGAGAGAAGACAGGACAGGGCTGAGCAGAGGCTACACCTGCCGCTCCGGATACCAGCCGCTCAGTGAAATGGGTCTGGCCCGTGTCTTCTAGCTTGGCGGTTCTCTGGGTCTCAACGATCGTCGCTTAGGGGAGGGGTCACCTGACTCCAGCCCCAAGGATCCGACATGTTCCCTGACCTTGTGCTTGCACTGGGCTTTCCTGGCACTCTAACTCGGGGTGAACCTTTTTACCTAGAAGATGCTAAAAGGGGCTTGACAACAAGTAGAATAGCGTTTTCCAGCCGTTCCGTCCGGAGCGCTGTTGAAGTGTTAGGTAGTGCAATGAATTCAGGGCAGGCCGTGTCCAGCCCAGCTGAGGGAGTCCGGCAGCGTTCGTAAGAGGCCAGGGGGAGGCCTCGCTCCTTCTTCTTCTTCGGACCCCCTGGCTGTCCCCCCTCTTTTGTTCTTCTTGGCGTCAAATCCAAGGGGAAAAGAAACCAGATGGGGTTCTGAGTGAAGTCTCACTAATGTGGATAGATCGGTGTGGGTGTCACTGAGGAAGACAGTCTTGGTGCGTTGTATCTCCTTTTCCATCAAATATTAAGTATTCATGTCATTTCCCATCATTTCTCAGTGAATGCTTACTGCAGCATGAATAACTTCATCTCTTTCCTAAAATCGCAACACTTATCCTGAACAAGTTTTCCCACGTGGGTCAGACCCTCCACCGCCCCCACGCAGTGGTGAGTGACGGGAATCACACTGGGCATCCTCGTCTGACTCCCAGGCATGGTTCGAGCCCAAGCCGTCAGGCCTCATGTTTGTGATCGTGTCTAAGTTGTTCTCTCCTCTTGGAAAAGATTCCTTCGCTTCCTTATGTCCTAGCACCATTCAGATAACGCCACATGATTGCTCCTGAAGGCTTCCTGTGCTCCAGACGACGATCTGTTAAACATTGTACTTACATCATTTCACTTCTTGTAACAACCCTTATTAAATTGTCACCGCTCCCGTTTTATGGACGAGgacattgaggctcagagaggttaagtgactggctcGAGGCGACACAGCTGGGGAGCAGCTGAGTTGCCAGAGAAACCAAGGCTTCACTGACACCAGCCTTTGTGCTGGACAATCTCCTGCCTCTTATAGTATGTCCCCAcgtttttcttaattaaaaaaaattttttaatgtttatttttaagagaaagagacagagcgtgagcaggagaggggcagagagagagagggagacacagaatccaaagcacgctccaggatctgagctgtcagcacagagcccgacttggggctcgaattcacgagccgtgaaatcatgacctgagccgaagtcggatgctcaaccaactgagccactgaggttcCCCTTGTGCGtccccacatttaaaaaattaggcatGTCTGTTAAATTAGCAAATACCTTTCTAGCAGTATTGACCCAACCACATGATTTATTTCCCTTCAGTCATTGAATCAGGAGGTATTTACTGAGGGCCTTTTGTGGCCTGTGGGCACTGGGGGATCTGAAGGGAACAAGTTAGACAAGGTCCTGACCCTGTGAGTGTGATCCGGGTGGGGCACATGACAGTAAAGAAACCCAGCGAATGAGTGAGCCATCTGACATGATTAACGCTGTGAATGAAACACACAGGGTGCATGGCGGAGTGGGTCGGCTGTCAcggtggccagggaaggcctctgTGAGAAGGCCACTTAGGAGCAGAGATCTGAAGAGTGAGAAAGCGTTAATTACACACAGAGCTAGGGGGACGGCAAGTACACATGCCCTGTGCATTACTGGGGCAGAAAAAGCCAGTTGCTGGAGCACAGTgaatgggggtaggggtggggctCACAGGATAAGAGGACGTTTGAGACCCACCCACCGTCATAATGGCCATAATGCGTTTGGGTTTGTACTAAGTGTGGTGGGAAGTCACTAGAGAGTGACGTGCTGGATTCATATCCAGTGTCTCCTTTAATCTGTGAGCTACACTACAGATTTTCTAACATTGAACCAACCTTAGGTTCTTGAATACTATCTTCCACGTGTATTAAGCTGTGTAAAACAGGGTGGGTCAGCACAAGAATAGATACAGAAGTCATCAGAACATAATATAGAGCTTAggaacaaatacatatttatattacttGCATATGAAGGAGTTTggtaatgtgaaaaaaataacattcaatttaaaaaaaattttttttatttagagatcagtgggggagagggacggagaaagaggggcagagggaagtcaagacagaatcttaagcaggctccatgctcagcatggagcccagcaggaggctggatctcacaaccctggggtcacgacctgagccaaaattaagagtcggaggctcaactaactgagctacctaggtgccctggttgtttttctttaaatttttttttgaagtttattcatttttgagagagagagagagagacagagtatgagcaggggtagggcagagagagagagggagacacagaatccgaagcaggctccaggctccgagctgtcagcacagagcccgacgcggggctcgaactcacaaaccacgagatcatgacctgagctgaagtcggacgctcaaccgactcagccaccccaggccctcccccccccccccggtggttTTTCAATTAGGTGCTAGTGCAatagggaaaatgaaagaataaaagatttcaggattggaaaaggaaaaaaaaaaaactttcactgTTCACAGTTGACATGATTATATACATTGAAAATCCAAAACAGTCTACAATTGattagaactaatacatgaactTAGCAAGGTTTTGAACACAAGGTCGGTTTAAAAAAGtcatatctggggcgcctgggtggcgcagtcggttaagtgtccgacttcagccaggtcacgatctcaccgtcggtgagttcgagccccgcgtcgggctctgggctgacggctcggagcctggagcctgtttccgattctgtgtctccctctctctctgcccctcccccgttcatgctctgtctctctctgtcccaaaaataaataaaacacgttgaaaaaaaaaaaaaagtcatatctATTTCTGCTTATTAGCAACaatgaaattgaaagtaaaagtttgaaatatttaaaaagcaaatatctaggggcgcctgggtagctcattcagttggacgtccgacttcagctcaggtcatgatctcacggtccatcagttcgagccctgtattgggctctgtgctgacagctcagagcctggagctgcttcggattctgtgtctccctctctctctgcccctcccctgctcatgctctgtctctagctcagaagtaaataagcattaaaaaaaaataggaataaattcaGCAAAAAATTTGCAAGACCCCTACACAGGAAACTAAAAACAAtactaagagaaatgaaagaagacctAAAAGAGGGAtttaccatgttcatggattggaagacttactattattaaaatgtcatttcttcccaaattgatcgaTAAATTGAACGACATCctaatcaaaattccagcaagcTTTTTTGGTGAGGAAGGGAGGGTAGAAATtggcaagctgattctaaaacatATATGTAAAGCAAAAGACCCTAGACCagccaaaattattttgagaaagaagaacaaagctagacgACTTCTACTACCCAACATCAAGGCTTAGTATAGAGCTGTAGGTTTTGGCACAGGGCTGGCAGATAGCCCGGTGCAATACGACAGAGGGTCCCGAAACAGACCCATACGTCATGTGTGGTCAGCACATTTACAACAGGGGCTCCACTGCAAgtcaggggagaaaagatggtctTTGTATTACATTGTGTTGCTCCAATGGGATATTCCTATCGGAAAATGGACCTTGACCCCCGTCCTCCCACCACACACAAAGATTAATTCAAgctggatcatagatctaaacgTGAATGCTAGCCCCACCAAGTGTTTAGGAACAGTTACAGAATACTTTCAGGAACTTGAGCTAGGTAAAGACTTAAGTGGAGCACAAAACACTAACCGTGAAAGAAATGAGTGCCATATTTGGATTCATTAAAATTAGGGATATCTGTTCAACACAAGACAGTTTTAAAAGGGCGAGAAAGCAAACTACTGACTAGGAGATGTC
Proteins encoded:
- the NLRC3 gene encoding NLR family CARD domain-containing protein 3 isoform X5, which codes for MRKQEVRTGGEAGQGRGPGSPAGQVKALVDLLAGKSSQGSQAPEPLDRAPQAPLGPHGDDSRTQKCREALLNRARGGPPPRLTSLLLLEGLTDLQLREHDFTQVETTRGAWRPARSLTLDRLFLPLSRVSIPPRISITIGVAGVGKTTLVRNFVQLWARGQVAKDFSLVLPLTFRDLNTHEKLSADRLVRSVFSHIGESGPAAEAPPKTLLILDGLDECKTPLDFSNTVACTDPKKEIQVDHLITNIIRGNLFPEVSVWVTSRPSVAGQIPGGLVDRMTEIRGFDEEEIKACLEEMFPEDHTLSDWVLRQVRADRALYLMCTVPAFCRIAGSALGHLRHSGPGPQDAGRQAPRTLCELYSWYFRMALGGDGQEKGKASPRIEQVAHSCRKMVATLGRLAFHGLVRKKYVFYEQDLKAFGVDLALLQSGLCSRFLQREETLAASTAYCFTHLSLQEFVAAAYYYAASRRAIFDLFAEGGVSWPRLGFLTHFRSAAQRAMQAEDGRLDVFLRFLSGLLSPGVNALLAGSLLVQGEHQGYGAQAAELLQGCLRPDVAVCARAVNVLHCLHELRHTELARGVEEAMQSGSLAGLTGPRHHAALAYLLQVSDACVQEANLSLCLSKGVLQSLLPQLLYCRSLRLDNNQFQDPVMELLGSVLSGKDCRIQRISLAENQISNKGAKALARSLLVNRSLTALDLRSNSIGPQGAKALADALKINRTLAFLSLQNNAIRDNGARFVAEALAANRTLSVLHLQKNTIGPLGAQQTADALKQNRSLKELIFSSNSIGDKGAEALAKALKVNQGLESLDLQSNSISDAGVAALMGALCTNQTLISLNLRENSISSEGARDLAQALCSNSTLKNLDLTANLLHDQGAQAIALAVRENRALTSLHLQWNFIQAGAAKALGQALQLNRSLTGLDLQENAIGDEGASALASALKANTALTAL